From Pelotomaculum schinkii, one genomic window encodes:
- a CDS encoding RusA family crossover junction endodeoxyribonuclease, protein MNEVKITIPGRPVPKGRPRIGYRGRSVILYTPPETENYEKGVARAGKEACTSPATGTVEMEIAVYFNPQAKGYTKGGRRRPGTLPDLDNCVKSIVDGLNKVAYVDERQVTRILAERRIDQVERAEVVVREELKGTSPKNVGANSFAQTP, encoded by the coding sequence ATGAACGAAGTAAAAATAACCATACCAGGCCGGCCGGTGCCCAAAGGCCGCCCCCGCATCGGCTATCGCGGGCGCAGCGTGATCTTATACACGCCACCGGAAACTGAAAACTACGAAAAAGGCGTGGCTAGGGCTGGAAAAGAGGCGTGTACAAGCCCGGCGACCGGGACGGTGGAAATGGAAATCGCCGTGTATTTCAACCCGCAGGCCAAAGGTTACACCAAGGGCGGCCGGCGGCGGCCCGGAACTCTGCCGGATCTGGACAATTGCGTCAAGTCTATTGTGGACGGGTTAAACAAAGTGGCGTATGTGGATGAACGGCAAGTCACGCGCATCCTGGCCGAGCGCAGGATCGACCAGGTGGAGCGGGCCGAAGTGGTGGTAAGGGAAGAGCTTAAGGGCACATCTCCAAAAAATGTAGGTGCGAATTCATTCGCACAGACCCCATAG
- a CDS encoding DnaD domain protein: MAGWIKLWRKLKDNGHLKMPGTAFKLWIYCLLEAAPRPDRARELEVGELWLNYEHIRQVLGEARRQMSKSTVSNALKYLEQNGYLKLQAKPFYGVKVCVANWQDYQSGTVAVPVESASRTSASTETISGKNTAMTLVDALPGTATVPLESASSTPMGTETVPVPVPGTVPVRKSGHYSGKPSQAPKNLKNKDLKKVVVVVDLTERFAKEFGRPLSPLEASQLTKWQREFPEELLLAALARAALQDKRTLAYTGGILVNWQKAGVRTVAEIPQEKPVRSPRESGQAGQQDAYESKKRKFIRSLYL, encoded by the coding sequence TTGGCGGGCTGGATCAAGCTGTGGCGAAAACTAAAAGACAACGGGCATTTAAAGATGCCGGGCACGGCTTTCAAGCTGTGGATCTATTGCCTTCTGGAGGCTGCCCCTCGTCCCGACCGGGCGCGGGAGCTGGAAGTCGGAGAGCTGTGGCTCAATTACGAGCATATCCGGCAAGTCCTCGGTGAAGCCCGCCGGCAGATGAGCAAAAGCACTGTTTCAAACGCCCTGAAATACTTGGAGCAAAACGGCTATCTCAAGCTGCAGGCCAAGCCGTTCTATGGGGTCAAGGTCTGTGTGGCCAACTGGCAGGATTACCAGTCGGGTACAGTTGCTGTACCCGTGGAGAGCGCATCGCGTACATCTGCCAGTACGGAAACTATATCCGGTAAAAACACAGCCATGACACTGGTTGATGCGTTACCGGGTACAGCAACGGTACCCTTGGAGAGTGCCTCGAGTACACCTATGGGTACGGAAACTGTACCCGTACCTGTACCCGGGACTGTACCCGTGAGGAAGTCTGGGCACTACAGCGGCAAGCCTTCCCAAGCGCCTAAGAATTTAAAGAATAAAGATCTTAAGAAGGTAGTAGTAGTCGTTGATTTGACAGAGCGCTTTGCCAAAGAATTCGGCAGGCCGCTTTCACCGTTAGAAGCTAGCCAGTTAACCAAATGGCAGCGTGAATTTCCAGAGGAATTGCTCCTGGCCGCCCTGGCCAGAGCAGCCCTCCAGGACAAGCGGACCCTGGCCTACACCGGCGGTATCCTGGTCAACTGGCAGAAAGCGGGTGTTCGCACCGTCGCTGAAATCCCCCAGGAGAAACCGGTGAGAAGCCCGCGGGAAAGTGGACAAGCCGGTCAGCAAGATGCGTATGAAAGTAAAAAGAGAAAATTTATCAGGTCCTTATACCTTTAA
- a CDS encoding DNA replication protein: MDKLICQGLSPREQAVLDCIPAGHKNAISRRWLTRIACLDDRLIREIIYRLVVERGLPIGSSTGPEGGGYFLIEDLEDLEVAIRHLKPRARAIFRRARALENIARTKFGCQLKLVASE, translated from the coding sequence ATGGACAAGCTTATTTGCCAGGGTTTAAGCCCGCGGGAGCAGGCAGTCCTCGACTGCATCCCGGCCGGCCACAAGAACGCCATCAGCCGCCGGTGGTTGACCAGGATAGCCTGCCTTGATGACAGGTTAATTCGTGAGATCATCTACCGCCTGGTGGTGGAACGGGGCCTGCCCATCGGCAGCAGCACCGGGCCGGAGGGCGGCGGCTACTTTCTGATTGAAGACTTAGAGGACCTGGAGGTGGCCATCCGGCACCTAAAGCCCAGGGCAAGGGCCATCTTCCGGCGGGCGAGGGCGCTGGAGAACATCGCCCGGACAAAGTTTGGCTGCCAGTTAAAGCTGGTGGCGTCCGAATGA
- a CDS encoding helix-turn-helix domain-containing protein — MLNLLLKWQVRNMRRVNLEKIRGLRKQKNLTQRQIAQKIGYKTGIGYHYLETGRCKITAEQLDVIASVLGVTTEELYEQNTTKLVGPPANYLTTE, encoded by the coding sequence ATGCTTAACTTATTACTGAAATGGCAGGTGAGGAACATGCGCCGGGTTAATTTAGAAAAAATCAGAGGTTTGCGCAAGCAAAAGAATTTAACACAGCGGCAAATAGCCCAAAAAATTGGTTATAAGACCGGAATCGGCTATCACTACCTGGAGACGGGCAGGTGTAAAATCACAGCGGAACAACTTGATGTAATAGCCTCAGTGTTAGGGGTTACTACAGAGGAATTGTATGAGCAAAATACTACCAAATTGGTAGGACCGCCAGCAAACTATTTGACAACTGAATAG
- a CDS encoding helix-turn-helix domain-containing protein produces MMEMTLGRRLKKARESRELTQVELGRLIGVTDATINRYEKDLRSPDPSTLKKLASVLETSVDYLLETTKGPDHDFEQLWPEGIKVLRRAHNKLSDTERERMLRLINAFIKEAEDEAEKGKK; encoded by the coding sequence ATGATGGAGATGACACTTGGCAGGCGACTGAAAAAAGCGAGAGAAAGCAGGGAACTTACCCAAGTAGAGCTGGGCAGGCTTATTGGCGTTACCGATGCGACAATCAACCGCTACGAAAAGGACTTAAGGAGCCCCGACCCGTCCACGCTAAAAAAACTGGCAAGTGTACTTGAAACCTCCGTTGATTACCTCCTTGAAACTACAAAGGGACCAGACCATGACTTTGAGCAGCTATGGCCGGAAGGGATCAAGGTTCTTCGCCGGGCGCATAATAAGCTCAGCGACACTGAACGAGAAAGAATGTTAAGGCTAATAAATGCTTTTATCAAAGAGGCGGAAGATGAGGCCGAGAAGGGTAAGAAGTAG
- a CDS encoding ImmA/IrrE family metallo-endopeptidase → MRPRRVRSSFARSRARIYLRESGITSPPVNVIRLIEKHGKIVWDPNAGNGFTIYYEKLDTYCVFINPETMPGRLSWTLCHELGHIVLDHFNKYDMANLTPWEEKILNREADIFVRELLMPEDWVIKYYYPPVTVPQMGVLKEKFDVSWEAISYRFNELGICKKLDIDEMFYDWDSKGDSITYLPYNFIEDKKPVNQYVIEVNYCTSMKPGRAIAMTVPFKIPRNDAKMRFLECPVCGNNRFSYDASFCKICGLYLFNDCLRSPYDPRRDYEDECGRANVANALYCEHCGAKTMLCEQMESLGYEVEKIREIALAGENETTVRTEPPLNEDKIHS, encoded by the coding sequence ATGAGGCCGAGAAGGGTAAGAAGTAGTTTTGCCAGGTCAAGGGCCCGGATTTATTTGAGAGAGAGCGGCATTACAAGCCCACCCGTCAATGTTATCCGGTTAATTGAAAAACACGGCAAAATAGTGTGGGACCCAAACGCGGGCAATGGCTTTACAATCTATTACGAAAAACTGGATACTTACTGTGTATTTATTAATCCGGAGACTATGCCGGGCAGACTTAGCTGGACTTTGTGCCATGAATTGGGACACATCGTCCTTGACCACTTTAATAAATATGACATGGCTAACCTGACCCCCTGGGAGGAAAAAATTCTCAACCGGGAAGCGGATATATTCGTCCGTGAGCTGCTTATGCCGGAGGATTGGGTTATAAAGTATTATTATCCACCTGTTACAGTGCCTCAAATGGGGGTATTGAAAGAGAAATTTGATGTATCGTGGGAAGCAATCAGTTACAGATTCAATGAATTAGGCATATGTAAAAAATTAGATATAGACGAAATGTTTTATGATTGGGACAGCAAGGGAGATAGCATAACGTATCTCCCTTATAATTTTATTGAGGACAAAAAACCGGTTAATCAGTATGTTATCGAGGTAAATTATTGCACTTCTATGAAGCCGGGGAGGGCCATCGCGATGACAGTTCCATTTAAAATCCCTCGCAATGACGCGAAAATGAGATTTTTGGAGTGCCCTGTGTGCGGCAATAATCGCTTTTCTTATGACGCAAGCTTTTGTAAAATATGCGGCCTTTATCTTTTCAACGACTGCCTCCGCTCTCCATACGACCCCAGGAGGGATTACGAAGATGAATGCGGGCGGGCCAATGTTGCTAATGCTCTTTACTGTGAGCACTGCGGCGCCAAAACGATGCTTTGCGAACAAATGGAAAGCCTGGGCTATGAAGTTGAGAAGATTAGAGAAATTGCCTTAGCCGGCGAAAACGAGACCACAGTCCGGACAGAGCCGCCGCTAAACGAGGATAAAATTCACAGCTAG
- a CDS encoding YvrJ family protein, which yields MEEIFKLAANYGFPMVVAGYLLIKIEPVIKDLQKSINSLTIVVARQSGLDAEEIGKIISG from the coding sequence GTGGAGGAAATCTTCAAACTTGCAGCCAATTACGGCTTCCCGATGGTGGTGGCCGGGTACCTGCTGATCAAGATAGAGCCTGTGATTAAGGATTTGCAAAAAAGCATTAACTCCCTGACGATTGTTGTGGCCAGGCAAAGCGGGCTTGATGCGGAAGAAATCGGCAAAATTATCAGCGGGTGA
- a CDS encoding ABC transporter ATP-binding protein, producing the protein MNVVDCSGLTKTFGRTTAINNLSFTLAPNKITGLIGRNGAGKTTLLKMIAGYLLPNAGSIQVFSENPFNNIKVSANMIFVDENMVLPASMNLGEILESAGRFYANWDHKLAVGLFTYFNLHPGQYHSKLSKGMRSAFNAILGLAARCPLTIFDEPTTGMDAAVRKDFYRALLKDFMQHPRTVILSSHLLNEINDILDDLLLIKDGEKCLHIPIDELKEYAVGLQGKEETIAEMAEKAEVLYRKKLGKDSVYMAVRNQFAEEEMQKARLEGVAISPVATDDLCMYLTARNKGGIDDVFDRN; encoded by the coding sequence ATGAATGTCGTTGATTGCAGCGGGCTGACAAAAACATTCGGGCGAACCACGGCGATCAACAACCTGTCTTTCACACTGGCACCCAATAAAATCACCGGACTAATCGGACGAAACGGCGCCGGAAAAACCACACTTTTGAAGATGATTGCCGGATACCTGCTCCCTAATGCAGGCAGTATACAGGTTTTCTCAGAAAACCCATTCAACAATATCAAGGTTTCCGCCAACATGATTTTTGTGGATGAAAACATGGTCTTGCCTGCATCAATGAATCTCGGTGAAATTCTGGAATCCGCGGGCCGCTTCTATGCAAATTGGGATCATAAATTAGCCGTGGGGCTGTTCACATACTTCAATCTGCATCCCGGGCAATATCACAGCAAGCTTTCCAAAGGTATGCGCAGCGCCTTTAATGCGATTCTCGGCCTCGCCGCCCGCTGTCCGCTGACCATCTTTGATGAGCCCACTACCGGCATGGACGCGGCGGTGCGGAAAGATTTTTACCGTGCACTGTTAAAAGACTTTATGCAGCATCCGCGTACCGTCATTCTATCCAGTCACTTATTGAATGAAATCAACGACATTTTAGATGATCTTTTACTGATCAAGGACGGCGAAAAATGCCTGCATATACCTATCGATGAGTTGAAAGAATACGCCGTCGGGCTGCAGGGCAAAGAGGAAACTATTGCGGAGATGGCCGAAAAAGCCGAGGTCTTATACCGGAAAAAGCTGGGGAAGGACAGCGTGTATATGGCCGTCCGCAACCAATTTGCAGAAGAGGAAATGCAAAAGGCCCGCCTCGAAGGCGTGGCGATTTCACCAGTAGCCACCGACGATCTTTGTATGTACCTGACAGCGCGGAACAAAGGAGGGATCGATGATGTCTTTGACCGAAACTAG
- a CDS encoding GntR family transcriptional regulator, translating to MLLDTDSLKPIYVQIAEWLEMEILNGNIASDEKMYSQYQLADMFNVNPATAAKGLNILADEKLLYKKRGLGMFVSSHAREAIRSKRIKRNLKQLVLELVAEAKRLNVSKDDLIKMLVAAELQAKEEGAQ from the coding sequence TTGCTGCTGGATACAGACAGTCTAAAGCCGATTTATGTCCAGATTGCAGAATGGCTTGAAATGGAGATTCTAAACGGCAACATCGCCAGCGATGAAAAAATGTATTCCCAGTACCAATTGGCGGACATGTTTAACGTCAACCCGGCCACCGCTGCCAAAGGGTTGAATATTTTGGCCGACGAAAAACTCTTGTATAAGAAAAGAGGGCTTGGCATGTTTGTATCCTCCCACGCCAGAGAGGCCATTCGCAGCAAACGAATAAAACGCAATTTAAAACAACTGGTGTTGGAGTTGGTCGCCGAAGCAAAGCGCCTGAACGTTAGTAAGGACGACCTGATTAAAATGCTAGTAGCGGCAGAACTTCAGGCAAAGGAGGAGGGAGCACAATGA
- a CDS encoding YvrJ family protein, with protein sequence MEEIFKLAANYGFPMVVAGYLLIKIEPVMKDLQKSINSLTIVVARQSGIDAEEIGKIISG encoded by the coding sequence ATGGAAGAAATCTTCAAACTTGCAGCCAATTACGGCTTCCCGATGGTGGTGGCCGGGTACCTGCTGATCAAGATAGAGCCTGTGATGAAGGATTTGCAAAAAAGCATTAACTCCCTGACGATTGTTGTGGCCAGGCAAAGCGGGATTGATGCGGAAGAAATCGGCAAAATTATCAGTGGGTGA
- a CDS encoding DUF2922 domain-containing protein produces MATTTTLRMSFKNQTGNTVNISLDNPKPDLTAAAVETAMDLVIAKNIFTTSGGDLVSKYDAKIISTETTDLYTPPV; encoded by the coding sequence TTGGCGACAACTACAACCCTGCGGATGAGTTTTAAGAACCAGACAGGCAATACCGTCAATATCAGCCTGGACAATCCCAAACCAGATCTTACAGCTGCTGCGGTTGAAACGGCTATGGACCTGGTTATCGCGAAGAACATTTTCACCACTTCCGGTGGCGATTTGGTCAGCAAATATGACGCTAAGATCATTTCTACAGAAACGACTGATCTTTATACGCCGCCTGTTTAA
- a CDS encoding DUF1659 domain-containing protein yields MAVTKVPGNSVLRLVLHVGDSESGSPILRSKSLNNVKSAALDQDIFDVAGALAALQDYELNGITRVDNAALIQA; encoded by the coding sequence ATGGCAGTCACTAAAGTGCCCGGAAACTCTGTTCTCAGGCTGGTACTGCATGTTGGCGATAGCGAGAGCGGCAGCCCGATCCTGCGGAGCAAGAGTTTGAACAATGTCAAATCAGCTGCGCTAGATCAAGACATTTTTGATGTGGCAGGCGCCCTTGCTGCTTTGCAGGATTATGAACTAAACGGTATTACCAGAGTGGATAATGCTGCATTGATCCAAGCTTAA
- a CDS encoding ATP-binding protein, whose product MFGDNALTVALLDRITHHAHVIIPFIGESYRFKESREKLELTN is encoded by the coding sequence TTGTTTGGTGACAATGCCTTAACCGTGGCTTTACTGGATCGGATAACGCACCATGCTCATGTTATCATCCCCTTCATCGGTGAGTCCTACCGGTTTAAGGAAAGCAGAGAAAAACTGGAGCTAACAAACTAA
- a CDS encoding nucleoside triphosphate pyrophosphohydrolase, whose product MKTITYNKLVRDRIPEIIKKSGKRAVVESLTDKAYKEFLDQKLGEELQDYLASDSVDELADLVEVIYSILKYKGVEINDFHSLREKKAAERGAFEKRLLLKEVIED is encoded by the coding sequence ATGAAAACCATTACATATAACAAGCTTGTGCGGGATAGGATTCCGGAGATTATTAAAAAAAGCGGCAAGAGGGCCGTGGTTGAGAGTCTTACTGATAAAGCCTACAAGGAATTTCTTGATCAGAAACTCGGTGAAGAGCTGCAGGACTATCTGGCTAGCGATAGTGTTGATGAACTGGCTGACCTGGTTGAGGTAATCTACTCCATTTTAAAGTATAAGGGTGTTGAAATCAACGATTTTCATAGCCTGCGGGAGAAAAAGGCTGCAGAGCGGGGCGCTTTTGAAAAAAGGCTGTTATTAAAGGAAGTCATTGAGGATTAG
- a CDS encoding 5-methylcytosine restriction system specificity protein McrC, whose translation MKRRRSVNRNPIVPIKPGESPCFEVVDSSMACLPAVSFLKGNLPREPQSMAARLAKQFIRQNEGILKNFGISAGLDYDGSSVDVVLQTGTRVGAIPLLSPTSGKPDYGLIIKPRFDWPGIGSMLGKMGWRVVPSLLQLPLLPRSDRKIPQWVLSTTILLRIKELLDCLERRFELAESNLQAPRGNIRWSRYITSNISAARFLDVPCRYPDLRDDRELKAAVHFTLRKQLASLEGQRNAGAIVLQLIGICQSLLERVRSVIPKQPTAVTLGAWYRGSVRTRVFHDGLQAMEWAIEDRGLAGLGDMQGLPWVMPMEEFFEAWMETVAAALTRRIGGVLHVGRKRETVAPLVWDPPYIGSQKYLLPDLTLERLSARGEKETIIFDAKYKGHWEDLNQERWGRLDEELRERHRADLLQVLAYSTLSEASRITSCLVYPCQKHTWESLKKRGMLYHRAALNAGRRSVNLVLMAIPMEADVEEMVQTLAVAVS comes from the coding sequence ATGAAACGACGCAGAAGTGTTAATAGAAACCCCATTGTACCGATAAAACCGGGTGAATCCCCTTGTTTTGAAGTTGTTGACTCCTCTATGGCCTGCCTTCCGGCCGTTTCCTTTCTAAAAGGTAATCTGCCCCGAGAACCACAATCCATGGCGGCTCGCCTGGCAAAGCAATTCATCCGGCAAAATGAGGGCATCCTTAAGAATTTCGGTATTTCGGCTGGGTTAGATTATGATGGTAGCTCGGTAGATGTAGTTCTTCAAACCGGCACGAGGGTAGGTGCCATTCCACTGTTATCACCTACCTCAGGTAAACCGGATTACGGGCTCATTATTAAGCCTCGTTTTGATTGGCCGGGCATCGGCTCAATGCTTGGCAAGATGGGGTGGCGGGTAGTCCCGTCTTTACTGCAACTGCCCTTGTTGCCGCGTTCTGACCGTAAAATTCCTCAATGGGTGTTGTCGACAACTATCCTTTTGCGTATCAAGGAACTGCTGGATTGCTTGGAAAGAAGGTTTGAGTTAGCCGAGTCAAACCTTCAGGCACCACGCGGCAACATACGGTGGTCCCGTTATATTACATCCAATATCTCTGCAGCCCGGTTTCTGGATGTGCCCTGCCGTTATCCCGATCTGCGAGATGACAGAGAATTAAAGGCGGCGGTCCATTTTACCCTGCGCAAACAGCTGGCTAGTTTAGAAGGCCAGAGAAATGCCGGGGCTATTGTATTGCAGTTAATCGGTATCTGCCAATCCTTGCTGGAGCGAGTGCGAAGTGTTATCCCGAAACAGCCTACCGCTGTAACATTGGGCGCCTGGTACCGGGGTTCGGTCCGTACCAGGGTTTTCCATGATGGCTTGCAGGCAATGGAATGGGCTATTGAAGACAGGGGGTTGGCCGGGCTCGGTGATATGCAGGGGTTGCCCTGGGTAATGCCAATGGAGGAGTTTTTTGAAGCCTGGATGGAAACCGTTGCAGCGGCGCTTACCAGGCGCATTGGGGGTGTCCTGCACGTGGGCCGCAAAAGGGAGACTGTTGCCCCGTTGGTTTGGGACCCGCCTTATATCGGATCCCAAAAATACTTATTGCCGGATTTAACTCTGGAGCGTTTATCTGCACGGGGTGAAAAGGAGACGATCATCTTTGATGCCAAGTATAAAGGGCACTGGGAGGATTTGAACCAAGAACGGTGGGGCAGGCTCGATGAGGAATTACGTGAGCGCCACCGAGCGGATTTGCTGCAAGTGCTTGCCTATTCCACACTGTCCGAAGCCAGTAGAATAACCAGTTGCCTGGTGTATCCCTGCCAAAAGCATACCTGGGAGTCCTTGAAAAAACGTGGCATGCTTTACCACCGTGCTGCTCTCAACGCCGGCAGAAGAAGCGTCAACCTGGTACTGATGGCCATTCCCATGGAAGCTGATGTGGAGGAAATGGTCCAAACGCTAGCAGTGGCAGTAAGTTGA
- a CDS encoding McrB family protein, which translates to MNQLINLVHDNGTESWSDKAKSAFAEIFGASGGRYPDKANKVVTLRAPEFKGGTGVPFVSLIHPSNPDSGSYGGMSFGIFPITDGPSVLAMSIGTQGLSPDEEVLARPGHGRKVSAICNWLNKKYGQGNLVAWAKQEPVRIDLDVPGNIKRFFPGYNSVFERYGKVIYGFFVPNANLDATADALKAFLDLMFEERGIYPLKSAAEDGERIRSEYFTHLMPDVTEEEVYGLLQERRFVALQGPPGTGKTRMALQLLHKAYKGNGFSIQFHPNTTYENFVGGLAPVQTSDVMGFRFAPQQGFLMKAANMAFQYPGKPYLLHIDEINRADLAKVLGEAIFLLESRSDEQRELELPYDFGEPFQNKLQLPDNLYILGTMNSADRSIAIVDVAVRRRFAFVKLWPQLKVVQENAGELMNKAFMELVTIFIEYASDDALALVPGHSYFLEKDDAKAARYLKVNLAPLLEEYLIQGYVAGFADPINAYLQWIESLQG; encoded by the coding sequence ATGAATCAACTAATTAATCTTGTTCACGACAATGGAACTGAAAGCTGGTCAGATAAAGCTAAAAGCGCCTTTGCAGAAATATTTGGTGCCAGCGGGGGGCGTTATCCCGATAAGGCCAATAAGGTAGTAACCCTTCGTGCCCCTGAATTTAAAGGAGGGACCGGGGTTCCATTTGTCTCATTGATTCATCCCTCCAACCCTGACTCTGGTTCCTATGGAGGAATGAGCTTTGGTATATTTCCCATCACCGATGGCCCAAGTGTGTTGGCAATGAGTATTGGGACGCAGGGATTAAGCCCCGATGAAGAGGTTCTGGCGCGACCCGGCCACGGTCGGAAAGTCTCAGCCATTTGTAATTGGCTCAATAAAAAATATGGCCAGGGGAATCTAGTTGCTTGGGCTAAACAGGAGCCGGTGAGAATAGACCTGGATGTGCCGGGTAACATCAAACGGTTTTTTCCAGGGTACAATTCCGTCTTTGAACGCTATGGCAAGGTGATCTATGGTTTTTTTGTACCTAACGCCAATTTAGATGCTACTGCAGATGCTCTAAAGGCTTTTCTGGATTTGATGTTTGAAGAACGTGGCATCTATCCGTTAAAATCCGCTGCAGAAGATGGTGAGCGGATTCGCTCCGAATATTTTACCCACTTAATGCCGGACGTCACTGAAGAGGAGGTATATGGGCTTCTCCAGGAACGCCGCTTTGTTGCTTTACAGGGACCTCCGGGTACTGGGAAAACTCGTATGGCTTTGCAACTTTTACATAAGGCCTATAAAGGTAATGGTTTCTCCATTCAGTTTCACCCCAACACCACCTATGAGAATTTTGTGGGCGGTTTGGCACCCGTGCAAACATCTGACGTCATGGGTTTCCGCTTTGCCCCACAACAAGGGTTTTTAATGAAGGCAGCCAATATGGCTTTCCAATACCCAGGCAAGCCGTATTTGCTTCATATCGACGAGATTAACCGGGCCGATTTAGCGAAGGTCCTTGGGGAAGCTATATTTCTACTGGAATCACGCTCTGATGAACAAAGAGAATTAGAGCTGCCTTATGATTTTGGAGAGCCTTTTCAAAACAAACTCCAATTGCCAGATAACCTTTACATATTGGGTACCATGAACAGTGCTGACCGTAGTATTGCCATTGTAGATGTTGCTGTCCGGCGCAGGTTTGCCTTTGTTAAACTCTGGCCGCAATTGAAAGTGGTGCAAGAGAATGCCGGAGAGCTAATGAATAAGGCGTTTATGGAACTGGTGACCATTTTTATTGAATATGCCAGCGATGACGCTTTAGCCCTGGTACCTGGACATTCATATTTCTTGGAAAAAGACGATGCGAAAGCTGCCAGATATCTTAAAGTAAATTTGGCGCCGCTCTTAGAAGAATACCTCATCCAGGGTTATGTGGCAGGCTTTGCCGACCCGATCAATGCCTATCTGCAATGGATAGAGAGCTTGCAGGGATGA